From Streptomyces cyaneogriseus subsp. noncyanogenus, the proteins below share one genomic window:
- a CDS encoding SAM-dependent methyltransferase codes for MRIDTGRPHPARMYDWFLGGKDNYPVDEELGRQLVAFAPAIPVMARMNRAFMHRATRWVAGQGVRQFLDIGTGIPTEPNLHQVAQEVAPDARVVYCDNDPIVLAHAEALLHGTAEGAVDYVQADARDTAAILEHARKVLDFDRPVALSLIALLHFLGDDDGAYELVERLKEALAPGSWLIMSHLTPDFHPEEAAQKVRDMYKAGGLTLDLRGRDRFARFFEGLEPAAPGIVAAEEWHPELGEPVAGQEDVHSGAYVAVARKP; via the coding sequence ATGCGCATCGACACCGGCCGGCCCCATCCCGCGCGGATGTACGACTGGTTCCTGGGCGGCAAGGACAACTACCCGGTGGACGAGGAGCTGGGCAGGCAGCTGGTGGCCTTCGCGCCGGCCATCCCGGTCATGGCGCGGATGAACCGGGCCTTCATGCACCGCGCCACCCGCTGGGTGGCCGGGCAGGGGGTCCGCCAGTTCCTCGACATCGGGACCGGCATCCCCACCGAGCCCAACCTGCACCAGGTGGCCCAGGAGGTCGCCCCCGACGCCCGGGTCGTCTACTGCGACAACGACCCGATCGTGCTGGCCCACGCCGAGGCGCTGCTGCACGGCACCGCCGAGGGCGCCGTCGACTACGTGCAGGCCGACGCCCGCGACACCGCGGCCATCCTGGAGCACGCCCGGAAGGTGCTGGACTTCGACCGGCCGGTGGCGCTCTCCCTGATCGCGCTGCTGCACTTCCTCGGCGACGACGACGGCGCCTACGAGCTGGTGGAGCGCCTGAAGGAGGCCCTGGCCCCGGGCAGCTGGCTGATCATGTCCCACCTCACCCCCGACTTCCACCCGGAGGAGGCCGCGCAGAAGGTCCGCGACATGTACAAGGCGGGCGGGCTCACCCTGGACCTGCGCGGCCGGGACCGGTTCGCCCGCTTCTTCGAGGGGCTCGAACCGGCCGCCCCGGGCATCGTCGCCGCCGAGGAGTGGCACCCGGAGCTCGGCGAGCCGGTCGCCGGACAGGAGGACGTCCACAGCGGGGCCTACGTGGCGGTGGCCCGCAAGCCGTGA
- the gdhA gene encoding NADP-specific glutamate dehydrogenase: MTTRPETQARLDALRTEIERRNPAQPEFHQAVHEVLETLAPVLAARPEYAEPGLVERLCEPERQIIFRVPWQDDQGRVHVNRGFRVEFNSALGPYKGGLRFHPSVNLGIIKFLGFEQIFKNALTGLGIGGGKGGSDFDPHGRSDAEVMRFCQSFMTELHRHIGEHTDVPAGDIGVGGREIGYLFGQYRRITNRWEAGVLTGKGLGWGGSAIRPEATGYGNVLFAAAMLRERGEDLAGQAAVVSGSGNVAIYTVEKLLALGAHPLTCSDSTGYVVDDKGIDVELLKQVKEVERGRIGTYAERRGSSARFVPGGRVWEVPADVALPSATQNELDEKDAATLVRNGVKAVSEGANMPTTPEAVHLFQRAGVAFGPGKAANAGGVAVSALEMAQNHARTPWSAARVEEELARIMNDIHTTCHETAERYGAPGDYVTGANIAGFERVADAMLAQGVI, translated from the coding sequence GTGACGACCCGACCCGAGACCCAGGCCCGGCTCGACGCCCTGCGGACGGAGATCGAGCGGCGCAACCCGGCCCAGCCGGAGTTCCACCAGGCGGTGCACGAGGTACTGGAGACGCTCGCGCCGGTCCTCGCGGCCCGGCCGGAGTACGCGGAGCCGGGGCTCGTCGAGCGGCTGTGCGAGCCCGAGCGGCAGATCATCTTCCGGGTGCCGTGGCAGGACGACCAGGGACGCGTCCACGTCAACCGCGGGTTCCGGGTGGAGTTCAACAGCGCCCTGGGCCCCTACAAGGGCGGCCTGCGCTTCCACCCCTCCGTCAACCTCGGGATCATCAAGTTCCTGGGCTTCGAGCAGATCTTCAAGAACGCGCTGACCGGGCTCGGCATAGGCGGCGGCAAGGGCGGCAGCGACTTCGACCCGCACGGGCGCAGCGACGCGGAGGTCATGCGGTTCTGCCAGTCGTTCATGACGGAGCTGCACCGGCACATCGGCGAGCACACCGACGTACCCGCCGGGGACATCGGCGTCGGCGGACGCGAGATCGGCTACCTGTTCGGGCAGTACCGGAGGATCACCAACCGGTGGGAGGCCGGTGTGCTCACCGGCAAGGGGCTCGGCTGGGGCGGCTCGGCGATCCGGCCCGAGGCGACCGGGTACGGGAACGTGCTCTTCGCGGCGGCCATGCTGCGCGAGCGCGGCGAGGACCTGGCGGGACAGGCCGCCGTCGTCTCCGGATCCGGCAACGTCGCGATCTACACCGTCGAGAAGCTGCTCGCCCTGGGGGCCCACCCGCTGACCTGCTCCGACTCCACCGGGTACGTCGTCGACGACAAGGGGATCGACGTGGAGCTGCTCAAGCAGGTCAAGGAGGTCGAGCGCGGGCGGATCGGCACCTACGCGGAGCGCCGCGGAAGCTCGGCGCGGTTCGTGCCCGGCGGACGCGTGTGGGAGGTGCCGGCCGACGTGGCCCTGCCGTCCGCCACCCAGAACGAGCTGGACGAGAAGGACGCGGCCACGCTGGTCCGCAACGGCGTGAAGGCGGTCTCCGAGGGCGCGAACATGCCCACCACGCCCGAGGCCGTCCACCTGTTCCAGCGGGCCGGCGTGGCGTTCGGGCCGGGCAAGGCCGCCAACGCGGGCGGCGTCGCGGTCAGCGCCCTGGAGATGGCGCAGAACCACGCCCGTACGCCGTGGTCCGCGGCCCGCGTCGAGGAGGAGCTGGCGCGGATCATGAACGACATCCACACCACCTGCCACGAGACCGCCGAGCGCTACGGCGCCCCCGGCGACTACGTGACCGGCGCCAACATCGCCGGATTCGAACGGGTGGCCGACGCCATGCTCGCCCAGGGCGTCATCTGA